One genomic window of Camelina sativa cultivar DH55 chromosome 5, Cs, whole genome shotgun sequence includes the following:
- the LOC104788113 gene encoding protein LSM12 homolog B-like isoform X2, whose translation MKTAKATVAKDDGGREGEKFALGKVYAVKLTTGDEFNGIVLAYDSVPNFAIFEEGTKPKPLDSKTLRMVNANYITELKNLGRVKDPLAKKPLANLDELIKKEVNGIRDVERIGVGVTAEAQMIFDAITKTLPARWDNKNILVMREVLVRSPYDSDSVFGGTRAANDQVKNVLKHVRKKLQLGGDA comes from the exons ATGAAAACAGCAAAAGCTACGGTGGCTAAAGACGACGGTGGAAGAGAAGGCGAGAAATTCGCGTTGGGGAAGGTATACGCTGTCAAGTTGACCACCGGAGACGAGTTCAATGGAATCGTCTTGGCATATGATTCTGTTCCCAACTTCGCCATCTTcg AAGAAGGAACGAAGCCTAAACCTCTCGATTCGAAGACCTTACGGATGGTGAATGCGAATTACATAACCGAGCTGAAGAATCTGGGGAGAGTTAAGGATCCGCTAGCTAAGAAGCCTTTGGCTAATCTTGATGAACTCATAAAGAAAGAAGTTAATGGCATTAG AGACGTCGAGAGAATTGGTGTTGGTGTTACCGCAGAGGCGCAGATGATCTTTGACGCGATTACTAAGAC GCTTCCTGCGCGTTGGGATAACAAAAACATTCTGGTAATGAGAGAAGTGTTGGTTCGTAGCCCTTATGATTCTGATTCTGTCTTTGGAGGAACCCGTGCTGCCAATGATCAAGTAAAGAATGTG CTGAAGCACGTGAGAAAGAAGTTGCAACTCGGTGGTGACGCATGA
- the LOC104788112 gene encoding cyclin-D1-1-like isoform X1, translating to MNMLKTFLHSSLLSTHTQNTIFQNFSFHTFLSSSSRSHPLFFCSPVWLWRNQNEKPSPSSLDDCVLMSVSFYKDSNDMDLLCGEDSGVFSGESTVDSSSSEADSWPDDSIACFIEDERHFVPGHDYLSRFQSRSLDASAREDSVAWILKVQAYYKFQPLTAYLAVNYMDRFLYARRLPETSGWPMQLLAVACLSLAAKMEEVLVPCLFDFQVAGVKYIFEAKTIKRMELLVLSVLDWRLRSVTPFDFLSFFAYKIDPSGTFLGFFISHATEIILSNIKEASFLEYWPSSIAAAAILCVANELPSLSSVVNPHESPETWCDGLSKEKIVRCYRLMKAMAIENDRLNTPKVIAKLRVSVRASSTLTRPSDESSFSSSSSPCKRRKLSGYTWVGDEKSNL from the exons ATGAATATGTTAAAAACCTTTCTTCACTCTTCTCTGCtctccacacacacacaaaacacaatatttcaaaatttctcATTTCACACctttctctcttcatcttctagatctcatcctctttttttttgttctccggTTTGGTTATGGAGAAATCAGAATGAGAAGCCATCACCGTCTTCTCTGGACGATTGTGTACTCATGTCTGTTTCCTTCTATAAAGACTCTAACGATATGGATTTGTTATGCGGAGAAGATTCCGGTGTGTTTTCAGGCGAATCGACGGTTGATTCCTCGTCTTCCGAAGCTGATTCGTGGCCGGATGATTCCATCGCTTGTTTTATAGAAGACGAGCGTCACTTTGTTCCAGGACATGATTATCTCTCTAGGTTCCAATCTCGATCTCTCGATGCTTCCGCTAGAGAAGACTCCGTCGCTTGGATTCTCAAG GTACAAGCGTATTATAAGTTTCAGCCTTTAACGGCGTACCTCGCCGTTAACTACATGGACCGGTTTTTATACGCTCGTCGATTACCG gaaacgAGTGGTTGGCCAATGCAACTTTTAGCTGTGGCATGCTTGTCTTTAGCTGCTAAGATGGAGGAAGTTCTCGTTCCTTGTCTTTTTGATTTTCAg GTTGCAGGAGTGAAGTATATATTTGAAGCAAAAACGATAAAGAGAATGGAACTTCTTGTTCTGAGTGTGTTAGATTGGAGACTAAGATCCGTTACACCCTTTGATTTCCTCAGCTTCTTTGCTTACAAGATCGATCCTTCAGGAACCTTTCTCGGGTTCTTTATTTCCCATGCCACTGAGATTATACTCTCCAACATCAAAG AAGCTAGCTTTCTTGAGTACTGGCCATCGAGTATAGCCGCAGCTGCGATTCTTTGTGTAGCCAACGAGCTCCCTTCTCTATCCTCTGTTGTGAATCCCCACGAGAGCCCTGAGACTTGGTGTGACGGATTGAGCAAA GAGAAGATTGTGAGATGTTATAGGCTGATGAAAGCGATGGCGATAGAGAATGACCGGTTAAACACACCAAAAGTGATAGCAAAGCTTCGAGTGAGTGTAAGGGCATCGTCGACGTTAACAAGGCCAAGTGATGAATCctctttctcatcatcttcttctccttgtaaAAGGAGAAAACTAAGTGGCTATACTTGGGTAGGtgatgaaaaatcaaacctCTAA
- the LOC104788115 gene encoding protein ALTERED XYLOGLUCAN 4: protein MGLKEQQNCLSQRKIIVFVILAFIPIALFRLCFNNPFSSIDDTSLQDSSAHVVVTTFSSSSSSSSQEEDTQESYDRVKDESLCDYTQGKWVRDEIGPLYNGSTCGTIKEGQNCFRHGRPDSGYLYWKWKPNQCDIPRFDANRFLDLMRDKHLAFIGDSMARNQLESLLCLLSTVSSPDLVYRNGDDNKFRRWRFESHNLTVSVYWSPFLVAGLEKSGNLDHNVLHLDRVDERWGKDLERIDTVVVSVGHWFLHPAVYYESGSVLGCHACETSNCTEIGFYDVFRKAIRTTLKAVAGSRREVILTTFSPSHFEGRPWDSLGACNMTEPYEGKELEGLDLDMRQIEMEEFTAAKAAAGEVRLEALDVTAMSVLRPDGHPGPYMYPFPFKNGVPERVHNDCLHWCLPGPVDTWNEIMIEMLRRWIGSKS from the exons ATGGGATTGAAAGAGCAACAGAACTGTCTGAGTCAGAGGAAGATCATAGTTTTTGTAATCTTAGCTTTTATACCAATAGCTCTGTTTCGACTCTGTTTTAATAATCCATTCTCCTCCATTGATGACACCTCTCTCCAAGACTCTTCAGCTCATGTTGTCGTCAccaccttctcttcttcttcttcttcttcttctcaag AAGAAGATACTCAAGAGAGCTATGATCGTGTAAAGGATGAATCTTTATGCGATTATACGCAAGGGAAATGGGTTAGAGACGAGATTGGTCCACTTTACAATGGTTCAACCTGCGGAACAATCAAGGAAGGTCAAAACTGTTTTCGCCATGGTAGACCTGATTCCGGTTATCTTTATTGGAAATGGAAACCGAACCAATGCGATATACCGAGATTTGACGCGAACCGGTTTCTTGATCTTATGAGAGACAAGCATCTAGCTTTTATCGGTGACTCCATGGCTAGAAACCAGCTGGAGTCTCTTCTATGTTTGCTCTCTACCGTATCTAGCCCTGATCTCGTGTATAGAAACGGAGACGACAATAAATTCAGAAGATGGCGTTTCGAATCTCACAACCTCACGGTCTCGGTTTACTGGTCCCCGTTTTTGGTGGCCGGTTTGGAGAAATCGGGAAACTTGGACCACAATGTATTGCACCTAGACCGCGTGGATGAGAGATGGGGTAAAGATTTAGAACGTATTGATACTGTCGTTGTCTCAGTGGGACATTGGTTTCTGCATCCGGCGGTTTATTACGAGTCCGGTTCGGTTTTGGGATGTCATGCTTGTGAAACAAGCAACTGTACCGAGATAGGGTTTTACGATGTGTTTAGAAAAGCGATTAGAACAACGTTGAAAGCGGTGGCTGGAAGTCGCCGTGAGGTGATCTTGACGACGTTCTCGCCGTCACATTTCGAAGGCCGGCCTTGGGATAGTCTCGGCGCGTGTAACATGACAGAGCCGTACGAAGGGAAGGAATTAGAAGGTTTGGACTTGGATATGCGGCAAATAGAGATGGAGGAGTTTACAGCAGCTAAAGCGGCCGCGGGGGAGGTGAGGTTAGAGGCGTTGGACGTGACGGCTATGTCGGTGTTGAGACCAGACGGACATCCTGGTCCGTACATGTACCCGTTCCCGTTCAAGAACGGTGTACCGGAGAGAGTTCATAATGATTGTCTCCATTGGTGTCTGCCTGGACCGGTCGACACGTGGAACGAGATTATGATCGAGATGTTGCGGCGATGGATAGGGTCTAAATCATGA
- the LOC104788116 gene encoding WAT1-related protein At1g70260-like isoform X1 produces MELKVRRDEFVPFVAMAIMEACTIALTIMAKTALTGGMSPFVFVVYTNAFGSILLLPFSFFFHRNERTEQSIFSWPLIVRVFFLGFTGIFMFQNLAFVGLSFSSPIVVCAMGLQIPSFSFLLSILLGRSKLDWRNTSTRAKMMGTIISLSGAFVEELYKGPFIRPASTASPTRFLKSIPKLLVYYNLPDNWFLGCIFLAAAVFSVSLFNVVQTGTVKKYPHVMKVASFYSIVGTIQCLIFSLYMERDLSAWKIQPNFDLYLIIATGTFGSVIRTSVHVKCTQMKGPSYVPLFKPFGIFWATLFGTSFFVNSLHYGSVLGAAIGGVGYYTVSWGQLKESEEKQNPNEERKSTKTIYPREQDEYKVPLLTNQEESPV; encoded by the exons ATGGAGTTGAAAGTTAGAAGGGATGAGTTCGTGCCGTTTGTAGCAATGGCGATAATGGAAGCATGCACTATTGCTCTAACGATTATGGCAAAGACGGCGTTGACGGGAGGAATGAGTCCTTTTGTGTTCGTCGTTTACACAAATGCTTTTGGATCTATTCTTCTTCtgcctttttctttcttcttccacagGAATGAGAG AACTGAACAATCTATCTTCTCTTGGCCACTTATCGTTCGTGTTTTCTTTCTAGGCTTCACCGG GATATTTATGTTCCAAAACTTGGCATTCGTGGGACTAAGCTTCAGCTCACCCATAGTCGTATGTGCAATGGGGTTGCAAATCCCTTCCTTCTCCTTCCTGCTCTCTATTCTTCTCGG AAGGAGCAAGTTGGATTGGAGAAACACGAGTACGAGGGCTAAAATGATGGGAACAATAATCTCATTAAGCGGAGCTTTTGTTGAAGAGTTGTACAAAGGTCCCTTCATAAGACCAGCTTCGACTGCTTCCCCAACTCGTTTTCTTAAATCAATCCCTAAACTTTTGGTCTACTACAACCTCCCCGACAATTGGTTTCTCGGCTGTATATTTTTGGCCGCCGCCGTTTTTTCTGTCTCCCTCTTCAATGTTGTTCAG ACAGGGACGGTGAAAAAGTATCCACATGTAATGAAGGTGGCTTCGTTTTACAGCATAGTTGGGACGATCCAGTGTCTAATATTCTCGTTATATATGGAAAGAGACCTAAGTGCATGGAAGATCCAACCTAACTTCGATCTTTACCTCATTATCGCCAcg GGAACATTCGGAAGTGTGATACGAACAAGTGTACACGTAAAGTGCACCCAAATGAAAGGACCTTCTTACGTGCCATTATTTAAACCCTTTGGTATCTTTTGGGCAACACTTTTCGGCACCAGCTTCTTCGTCAACAGTCTTCACTACGGGAG TGTGTTAGGAGCAGCAATAGGTGGTGTGGGATACTACACAGTGTCTTGGGGACAATTGAAGGAAAgcgaagaaaaacaaaatccaaacgaAGAAAGGAAGTCCACTAAAACTATTTATCCTCGCGAACAAGATGAATACAAAGTTCCATTGCTTACTAATCAGGAAGAGAGTCCTGTGTGA
- the LOC104788112 gene encoding cyclin-D1-1-like isoform X2 — MNMLKTFLHSSLLSTHTQNTIFQNFSFHTFLSSSSRSHPLFFCSPVWLWRNQNEKPSPSSLDDCVLMSVSFYKDSNDMDLLCGEDSGVFSGESTVDSSSSEADSWPDDSIACFIEDERHFVPGHDYLSRFQSRSLDASAREDSVAWILKVQAYYKFQPLTAYLAVNYMDRFLYARRLPETSGWPMQLLAVACLSLAAKMEEVLVPCLFDFQVAGVKYIFEAKTIKRMELLVLSVLDWRLRSVTPFDFLSFFAYKIDPSGTFLGFFISHATEIILSNIKEASFLEYWPSSIAAAAILCVANELPSLSSVVNPHESPETWCDGLSKEKIVRCYRLMKAMAIENDRLNTPKVIAKLRVSVRASSTLTRPSDESSFSSSSSPCKRRKLSGYTWIPKKSK, encoded by the exons ATGAATATGTTAAAAACCTTTCTTCACTCTTCTCTGCtctccacacacacacaaaacacaatatttcaaaatttctcATTTCACACctttctctcttcatcttctagatctcatcctctttttttttgttctccggTTTGGTTATGGAGAAATCAGAATGAGAAGCCATCACCGTCTTCTCTGGACGATTGTGTACTCATGTCTGTTTCCTTCTATAAAGACTCTAACGATATGGATTTGTTATGCGGAGAAGATTCCGGTGTGTTTTCAGGCGAATCGACGGTTGATTCCTCGTCTTCCGAAGCTGATTCGTGGCCGGATGATTCCATCGCTTGTTTTATAGAAGACGAGCGTCACTTTGTTCCAGGACATGATTATCTCTCTAGGTTCCAATCTCGATCTCTCGATGCTTCCGCTAGAGAAGACTCCGTCGCTTGGATTCTCAAG GTACAAGCGTATTATAAGTTTCAGCCTTTAACGGCGTACCTCGCCGTTAACTACATGGACCGGTTTTTATACGCTCGTCGATTACCG gaaacgAGTGGTTGGCCAATGCAACTTTTAGCTGTGGCATGCTTGTCTTTAGCTGCTAAGATGGAGGAAGTTCTCGTTCCTTGTCTTTTTGATTTTCAg GTTGCAGGAGTGAAGTATATATTTGAAGCAAAAACGATAAAGAGAATGGAACTTCTTGTTCTGAGTGTGTTAGATTGGAGACTAAGATCCGTTACACCCTTTGATTTCCTCAGCTTCTTTGCTTACAAGATCGATCCTTCAGGAACCTTTCTCGGGTTCTTTATTTCCCATGCCACTGAGATTATACTCTCCAACATCAAAG AAGCTAGCTTTCTTGAGTACTGGCCATCGAGTATAGCCGCAGCTGCGATTCTTTGTGTAGCCAACGAGCTCCCTTCTCTATCCTCTGTTGTGAATCCCCACGAGAGCCCTGAGACTTGGTGTGACGGATTGAGCAAA GAGAAGATTGTGAGATGTTATAGGCTGATGAAAGCGATGGCGATAGAGAATGACCGGTTAAACACACCAAAAGTGATAGCAAAGCTTCGAGTGAGTGTAAGGGCATCGTCGACGTTAACAAGGCCAAGTGATGAATCctctttctcatcatcttcttctccttgtaaAAGGAGAAAACTAAGTGGCTATACTTGG ATTCCCAAGAAAAGCAAATGA
- the LOC104788111 gene encoding ESF1 homolog, producing MGFLDDALFARSSTLFLSSPARDEEEEEDNETHKSMNGASLCNSVLLHSRLRSPCSFASSSSSYAFTTSTYISIRIRQSFRALVVKRSNGFCSFAVNKRGIGDFGRMELEDDEDDEDWDEFDEEDDGDKDEDEDEGEFLPMDKMKKWLERKPRGFGSGKKYETSIEDKLLDEIEQSWKAQASNLNKLKNDPLKSHQLKRDDTLIKGTGEETQVGFRVRVTNLPKKKNVHRDLKVAFKEVSGVLSITPAVSGNKKTKDPVCKGFAHLDFKTETDANRFVKEFNGQSLAFGKVIKQIKCQVVEFSSDESVSKEVYFDNGFKVQKLPYSGLEEVSVADVVVEEEEAFVDSLEESDDSDEEVYELEVEEDKPNRISGSVESPVELRRDLKTELKSQKQVVKREIREHEVLETPLVSFQANKSKEAVAETRLDDEQYEEAVVETHSDDEFERDDEEDSLEENLEPLNSSMSSSEEIRVDRIRMLEQKLLGKEKLFGGGTGFDKSEAKPARDEGKKKEKKKKKKILVKGQAKKGAKIEIPGSSKRLKVKEKALLTGVLVKYAAKVASTSNDE from the exons ATGGGCTTTCTTGACGACGCTTTGTTTGCCAGGAGTAGTAcgctgtttctttcttctccggcgagagacgaagaagaagaagaagataacgaAACACACAAAAGCATGAACGGAGCTTCACTCTGTAATTCCGTTTTGCTCCATTCTCGTTTAAGGTCACCGTGTTCCTtcgcttcttcgtcttcttcatatGCGTTCACAACGTCTACGTATATCTCAATTCGAATTCGCCAGAGTTTTAGAGCACTCGTTGTGAAAAGGAGTAATGGGTTTTGTTCATTCGCTGTAAACAAGCGTGGAATTGGCGATTTCGGTCGTATGGAGttagaagatgatgaggatgatgaagattggGATGAATtcgatgaagaagacgatggagataaagatgaagatgaagacgaaggaGAGTTTTTGCCAATGGATAAGATGAAGAAATGGTTAGAGAGAAAGCCTCGTGGGTTTGGATCAGGTAAAAAGTACGAAACTTCAATTGAAGATAAGTTGCTCGACGAAATTGAGCAAAGTTGGAAAGCTCAAGCTTCTAATCTCAATAAGCTTAAGAACGATCCTCTCAAGTCACATCAGCTTAAGCGTGATGATACTCTCATCAAAG GAACTGGAGAAGAGACTCAAGTTGGGTTTCGTGTTCGTGTGACTAATCTtcctaagaagaagaatgttCATAGAGATCTTAAGGTTGCGTTTAAAGAAGTAAGTGGCGTTTTGAGTATTACACCAGCTGTGTCTGGGAATAAGAAGACTAAGGATCCTGTTTGTAAAGGATTTGCTCATCTTGATTTCAAAACTGAGACTGATGCAAACAG gTTTGTGAAAGAGTTCAATGGACAGAGTTTAGCATTTGGAAAAGTTATAAAGCAAATCAAATGTCAGGTTGTGGAGTTTTCTTCAGACGAGTCAGTGTCAAAGGAAGTATACTTTGATAACGGCTTCAAGGTGCAGAAACTTCCGTATTCTGGTTTAGAAGAAGTTTCTGTTGctgatgttgttgttgaagaagaggaggcTTTTGTAGATTCATTGGAAGAATCTGATGATTCAGATGAAGAGGTATATGAACTGGAAGTGGAAGAGGATAAACCAAATCGTATCTCTGGTAGTGTAGAATCTCCTGTGGAACTGAGACGTGATTTGAAAACCGAGTTAAAGTCGCAGAAACAAGTTGTGAAGCGAGAGATTAGGGAACACGAGGTGTTAGAGACACCTTTAGTTTCATTCCAAGCGAATAAATCGAAGGAAGCTGTTGCAGAAACACGCTTGGATGATGAACAATACGAGGAAGCTGTAGTAGAAACACACTCGGATGATGAATTCGAaagggatgatgaagaagactctCTTGAAGAGAATCTTGAACCTCTAAACAGTTCAATGTCATCCTCAGAAGAAATTCGAGTAGATAGAATCCGCATGCTGGAGCAGAAGCTTCTCGGTAAAGAAAAACTCTTTGGTGGAGGAACTGGCTTTGATAAATCAGAAGCAAAACCCGCTAGAGACgaagggaagaagaaggagaaaaagaagaagaaaaagattcttgTGAAAGGGCAAGCTAAAAAGGGAGCAAAGATAGAAATTCCTGGATCTTCAAAGAG GTTAAAGGTGAAGGAGAAGGCTCTCTTAACTGGCGTCTTAGTCAAGTATGCTGCAAAAGTTGCTTCAACCTCGAATGATGAATGA
- the LOC104788113 gene encoding protein LSM12 homolog B-like isoform X1: MKTAKATVAKDDGGREGEKFALGKVYAVKLTTGDEFNGIVLAYDSVPNFAIFDILFFFRNQYSNLVVFFFCLEFCGFLDGFSDLQEGTKPKPLDSKTLRMVNANYITELKNLGRVKDPLAKKPLANLDELIKKEVNGIRDVERIGVGVTAEAQMIFDAITKTLPARWDNKNILVMREVLVRSPYDSDSVFGGTRAANDQVKNVLKHVRKKLQLGGDA, translated from the exons ATGAAAACAGCAAAAGCTACGGTGGCTAAAGACGACGGTGGAAGAGAAGGCGAGAAATTCGCGTTGGGGAAGGTATACGCTGTCAAGTTGACCACCGGAGACGAGTTCAATGGAATCGTCTTGGCATATGATTCTGTTCCCAACTTCGCCATCTTcgatatccttttttttttccgaaatcAGTACTCGAATCTCGTAgtattcttcttttgtttggaattttGCGGTTTCCTTGACGGATTTAGTGATTTACAAGAAGGAACGAAGCCTAAACCTCTCGATTCGAAGACCTTACGGATGGTGAATGCGAATTACATAACCGAGCTGAAGAATCTGGGGAGAGTTAAGGATCCGCTAGCTAAGAAGCCTTTGGCTAATCTTGATGAACTCATAAAGAAAGAAGTTAATGGCATTAG AGACGTCGAGAGAATTGGTGTTGGTGTTACCGCAGAGGCGCAGATGATCTTTGACGCGATTACTAAGAC GCTTCCTGCGCGTTGGGATAACAAAAACATTCTGGTAATGAGAGAAGTGTTGGTTCGTAGCCCTTATGATTCTGATTCTGTCTTTGGAGGAACCCGTGCTGCCAATGATCAAGTAAAGAATGTG CTGAAGCACGTGAGAAAGAAGTTGCAACTCGGTGGTGACGCATGA
- the LOC104788110 gene encoding uncharacterized protein LOC104788110 codes for MSLVLRFRQHLSQTSSRLSLLSRIGANRSYAQPAKIEDEEEEEFDQRKLPTDYDPATFDPTEHRSPPTERVFRLVDEISSLTLSEISELGAIIMKKKGMTELPTVAVMKPGAAGAGMVSQSGGGGGGASEEAKVEKTVFEIKLESFEASAKIKIIKELRSFTDLGLKEAKALVEKTPAILKAGLSKEEGEKIVEKLKALGAKVVLE; via the coding sequence ATGAGCTTAGTACTCAGATTCAGGCAACATTTATCTCAAACCTCCTCAAGATTATCACTTCTTTCTCGAATCGGCGCTAACCGGAGTTATGCCCAACCGGCGAAgatcgaagacgaagaagaagaagagttcgATCAGAGAAAGCTCCCAACAGATTACGATCCAGCAACGTTTGATCCAACGGAGCACCGTAGTCCACCAACGGAGCGTGTGTTCAGACTCGTAGACGAGATCTCATCTCTTACGTTATCAGAAATCTCCGAGCTCGGTGCGAttataatgaagaagaaaggtaTGACGGAGCTACCAACCGTCGCCGTTATGAAACCTGGAGCAGCTGGTGCTGGGATGGTGAGTcaaagtggtggtggtggtggtggagcgAGTGAGGAAGCTAAAGTGGAGAAGACAGTGTTTGAGATAAAGCTGGAGTCTTTTGAAGCGTCTGCTAAGATTAAGATTATAAAGGAGTTGAGGAGTTTTACTGATTTGGGTTTGAAAGAAGCTAAAGCATTGGTGGAGAAGACTCCTGCGATTTTGAAAGCTGGTTTGtctaaagaagaaggtgagaaGATTGTTGAGAAGTTGAAAGCACTTGGTGCTAAAGTTGTTTTGGAGTGA